From Thermoanaerobacterales bacterium, a single genomic window includes:
- the ybeY gene encoding rRNA maturation RNase YbeY, translating to MAVAISDLQETVSVDETLLNLIRAAVEAVLRHEGRPTAEAEVSVALVDDAYIRELNREYRGVDAPTDVLSFTMGEEDPDADEDEPYLLLGDVVISLPTAVRQAGEYGTDLPREAARLAVHGTLHLLGYDHQRDEDAARMEALEAEILAALPRRGEQGE from the coding sequence GTGGCCGTCGCCATCAGTGACCTGCAGGAGACAGTAAGCGTGGACGAGACCTTGTTGAACCTGATCCGTGCCGCCGTGGAGGCCGTACTGCGCCACGAGGGCCGCCCCACGGCCGAGGCCGAGGTCAGCGTCGCCCTGGTCGACGACGCGTACATCAGGGAACTGAACCGCGAATACCGGGGGGTTGACGCCCCGACCGACGTGCTCTCCTTCACGATGGGAGAGGAAGACCCCGACGCGGACGAGGACGAGCCCTACCTGCTGCTGGGGGATGTCGTCATCTCGCTGCCGACGGCGGTACGCCAGGCCGGAGAATACGGCACGGACCTGCCGCGGGAGGCGGCCCGGTTGGCGGTCCACGGGACGCTGCACCTTTTGGGCTACGACCATCAGCGGGATGAGGACGCAGCGAGGATGGAGGCGCTGGAGGCCGAGATCCTGGCCGCGCTGCCCCGGCGAGGAGAACAGGGCGAATGA
- the yqfC gene encoding sporulation protein YqfC, whose protein sequence is MAWRDMRKKLRHTLADMLEIPGEVALDLPKIVLVGNVQVFIENHRGIVEYTGERVRVTVSYGEVSVRGRELVIRNILPDEICVEGRIEGLDFH, encoded by the coding sequence ATGGCCTGGAGGGACATGCGTAAGAAGCTCCGTCATACCCTGGCCGACATGCTGGAGATCCCGGGCGAGGTGGCTCTTGACCTGCCGAAGATCGTCCTCGTAGGCAACGTGCAGGTCTTCATCGAGAATCACCGGGGGATCGTGGAATATACCGGGGAGCGGGTGCGGGTCACGGTCTCTTACGGCGAGGTCAGTGTGCGGGGGCGGGAACTGGTGATCCGCAATATCCTTCCGGACGAGATCTGCGTTGAAGGGCGGATCGAGGGACTGGACTTTCATTAA
- a CDS encoding HDIG domain-containing protein, whose amino-acid sequence MGLPAFLHRTGQSVTLVLRNPKARRVGALIAFFLYLTFLVTVNFFGGQPLLTEGEVAPRDILSPFTKTITDPIKTREAQEQARQRVPKQYDFDPQVKIAVQNDITAVVTRVAAVQADDKLDLDGKVEGVREAVPFTLPADVLTALAQGDPKALTAMAKDVNDAVAHVMERSGGVTQDNLPDTKKELATRFNELGMPRSHEILARGLTNHFLRPNAFFNAARTREMQEAAARQVRPVLITIKKDEKIIGKGEIVTAEHAVKLEKLGLMKQSSPVKSIIGAGLLVALTTGLILLYLRRQHREIFKQVNHLYLIGIVVATVATIAKVLVAIKVSQWPEFGDLMGYTVPTAAAGMLIAILLDSRLAIVVVAALSGLVGAMTGAELKFALVGLLSGIAGVYSVSKLSQRTDLARAGIYVGAVTVAAICATELLGDQPLILLVISSLVLGTANGLLSSVLANGALPFLESTFGITSSVKLIELANPGQPLLKRLLVEAPGTYHHSIIVGNLAEAAADAVNGDAVLVRVGAYYHDVGKVRRPAFFIENQVGAENPHDKIAPSLSTLILTSHVKDGVEYAREQRLPQRIVDIIEQHHGTSLCSYFYHKALEQDDKDVVKEDDFRYEGPKPQSKEAAIVMLADSVEAAVRSLERPSPGQLEGLVRKLIKEKLADGQLDECDLNFRDLDLIAGAFLRVLTGIFHTRIEYPDPKEMERRRARSGRRHQ is encoded by the coding sequence GTGGGTCTTCCCGCCTTTCTGCATCGTACCGGGCAAAGCGTTACCCTGGTCCTGCGCAACCCCAAAGCGCGCCGGGTGGGAGCGCTCATCGCCTTTTTCCTTTACCTGACCTTCCTGGTGACCGTTAATTTCTTCGGCGGCCAGCCCCTCCTCACCGAGGGGGAGGTGGCCCCGCGCGATATTCTCTCCCCCTTTACGAAGACCATCACCGACCCGATTAAGACGAGAGAGGCCCAGGAGCAGGCGCGCCAGCGGGTGCCGAAGCAGTACGACTTCGACCCGCAGGTCAAGATAGCGGTGCAGAACGACATCACGGCCGTGGTGACGCGGGTCGCCGCCGTTCAGGCCGACGACAAGCTGGACCTGGACGGCAAGGTGGAAGGGGTCCGGGAGGCGGTACCTTTCACACTTCCGGCCGATGTCCTGACCGCCCTGGCCCAGGGCGATCCGAAGGCCCTTACGGCGATGGCCAAGGATGTCAACGACGCCGTGGCGCACGTGATGGAGCGCAGCGGGGGCGTCACCCAGGATAACCTCCCCGACACCAAAAAGGAACTGGCGACCCGGTTTAACGAGTTGGGAATGCCCCGCTCCCACGAAATCCTGGCCCGGGGCCTGACAAACCATTTCCTGCGGCCCAATGCCTTCTTTAACGCGGCCCGCACGAGGGAGATGCAGGAGGCGGCGGCGCGGCAGGTCCGCCCGGTCTTGATCACCATTAAGAAAGACGAGAAAATCATCGGCAAGGGCGAGATCGTCACCGCGGAGCACGCCGTCAAGCTGGAGAAGCTCGGGCTGATGAAGCAGTCGTCCCCGGTCAAGAGCATCATCGGCGCCGGCCTCCTGGTGGCGCTTACGACGGGCCTGATACTGCTTTATCTCCGCCGCCAGCACCGGGAGATCTTCAAGCAGGTCAACCATCTGTACCTGATCGGGATCGTTGTGGCCACGGTGGCGACCATCGCCAAGGTCCTGGTGGCCATCAAGGTCAGCCAGTGGCCCGAGTTCGGCGACCTGATGGGATACACCGTGCCCACCGCGGCCGCCGGCATGCTGATCGCCATCCTCCTCGACTCCCGGCTGGCGATCGTCGTGGTCGCGGCGCTTTCCGGCCTGGTCGGCGCAATGACCGGGGCCGAGCTTAAATTCGCCCTGGTGGGCCTCTTGAGCGGTATCGCCGGCGTGTACAGCGTGTCCAAGCTCAGCCAGCGCACCGACCTGGCGCGGGCGGGGATCTACGTGGGCGCGGTGACGGTGGCCGCCATCTGTGCCACCGAACTGCTCGGGGACCAGCCCCTGATCCTCCTGGTCATCTCAAGCCTTGTCCTGGGTACCGCCAACGGGCTGCTGTCCTCGGTCCTCGCGAACGGGGCCCTGCCCTTCCTGGAGAGCACCTTCGGCATCACCTCCTCGGTGAAGCTGATCGAACTGGCCAACCCCGGGCAGCCCCTGCTGAAACGGCTCCTGGTCGAGGCCCCGGGCACCTACCACCACAGTATCATCGTCGGCAATCTGGCCGAGGCCGCAGCCGACGCCGTCAACGGCGACGCGGTTCTGGTCCGTGTCGGGGCCTACTACCACGACGTGGGTAAGGTTCGCCGGCCGGCTTTCTTCATCGAAAACCAGGTGGGCGCGGAGAACCCGCACGACAAGATCGCACCTTCGCTGTCGACCCTGATCCTTACCTCCCACGTCAAGGACGGGGTGGAGTACGCCCGGGAGCAGCGCCTCCCGCAGCGGATTGTCGACATCATTGAGCAACACCACGGGACCAGCCTGTGTTCTTACTTTTACCACAAGGCGCTGGAGCAGGATGACAAGGACGTGGTCAAGGAGGACGACTTCCGCTACGAAGGCCCGAAGCCGCAATCCAAGGAAGCGGCCATCGTAATGCTGGCCGACTCCGTGGAGGCCGCCGTCCGGTCCCTGGAACGGCCTTCCCCCGGCCAGCTGGAGGGTCTCGTCCGCAAGTTGATTAAGGAGAAACTGGCCGACGGGCAGCTGGACGAATGCGACCTCAACTTCCGGGACCTCGATCTCATCGCCGGCGCCTTCCTGCGCGTCCTGACGGGTATTTTCCATACCCGAATCGAGTATCCTGACCCTAAAGAGATGGAAAGGAGGCGGGCGCGGAGTGGCCGTCGCCATCAGTGA
- the era gene encoding GTPase Era, translated as MKLVQDERPFKSGFVTVIGRPNVGKSTLVNSLVGRKVAIMSPKPQTTRHRLRAVLTRPEAQIVFVDTPGIHRPQHRLGEIMVEAALQTLNDVDVVLFVIEADKAPGPGDEDVIDRLKGIKTTPVILVINKVDRVARPKLLPLIDEMRRKYPFAEIVPVSALKGDNLERLVETLVGYLPEGPPYFPEDMVSDQPERVLLAELVREKVLHLTAQEVPHSVAVVVEEIAERPNGVTLVRVTVYVERESQKAILIGQGGLMLKRIGQAAREEIEGQLGMKVFLELWVKVRPKWRQNERYLREFGYGQSNG; from the coding sequence ATGAAGTTGGTGCAGGACGAAAGGCCGTTCAAGTCGGGTTTTGTGACCGTGATCGGGCGCCCGAACGTCGGCAAGTCCACCCTGGTGAACAGCCTGGTCGGCCGGAAGGTGGCCATTATGTCGCCCAAGCCGCAAACCACCCGGCACCGCCTCCGGGCGGTACTGACGCGGCCGGAGGCCCAGATCGTCTTCGTGGACACCCCCGGCATCCACAGGCCGCAGCACCGCCTGGGAGAAATAATGGTCGAGGCCGCCCTGCAAACCCTCAACGACGTCGATGTCGTTCTTTTTGTCATAGAGGCCGACAAAGCGCCCGGTCCGGGGGACGAGGACGTCATCGACCGGCTGAAGGGCATCAAGACGACGCCGGTCATCCTGGTCATCAACAAGGTGGACCGGGTGGCCAGGCCAAAACTTCTACCGCTGATCGACGAGATGCGGCGGAAGTATCCCTTCGCTGAAATCGTGCCGGTTTCGGCCTTGAAGGGCGATAACCTGGAACGCCTGGTGGAGACCCTGGTCGGCTACCTCCCGGAGGGGCCGCCCTATTTCCCCGAGGACATGGTTTCCGACCAGCCCGAGCGGGTACTCCTGGCGGAACTGGTGAGGGAAAAGGTCCTGCACCTGACGGCCCAGGAGGTTCCCCACAGCGTGGCCGTCGTGGTAGAGGAGATCGCCGAGCGCCCCAACGGGGTGACCCTGGTGCGCGTGACGGTCTACGTCGAGCGGGAGTCGCAGAAGGCGATCCTGATCGGCCAGGGGGGCCTGATGTTAAAGCGTATCGGCCAGGCGGCGCGAGAGGAGATCGAAGGGCAACTGGGAATGAAGGTCTTCCTTGAACTGTGGGTCAAGGTCCGGCCGAAGTGGCGCCAGAACGAAAGGTACCTGAGGGAATTCGGCTACGGGCAGTCTAATGGATGA
- a CDS encoding formate/nitrite transporter family protein, whose translation MNFNPPAKMTLMAGNAGKYKAELPIFQLLLRGFMAGAYIAIGAALCTVCSTAVANYLGPGVGKLIGGAVFPVGLIAIVLTGMELFTGDAMLAPMAAMMGKTTWGKVFNNWLWVYIGNLLGSLFYAYMMVIGPFTQGNLGAAEPNAFGMNAIAIAVAKTLTYKSAGSVGLWSVFWAAIGCNFLVNIAILLGITANDVIGKFFGIWFPIMAFVATGFEHCVANMYFLPSGLWLTKYFPGVVDKMVDGKPWNPLLHANGGLSWGDVWLWNLIPATLGNIVGGFLLIGVVYFLAFRKELPAES comes from the coding sequence GTGAACTTCAACCCACCAGCCAAGATGACCCTGATGGCCGGCAACGCCGGCAAGTACAAGGCCGAACTGCCCATCTTCCAACTCCTGCTGCGCGGCTTCATGGCCGGCGCCTACATCGCCATCGGCGCTGCCCTCTGCACCGTCTGCTCCACCGCCGTCGCCAATTATCTCGGCCCCGGCGTCGGCAAGCTCATCGGGGGCGCAGTCTTCCCGGTCGGCCTCATTGCGATCGTCCTTACCGGCATGGAGCTGTTCACCGGTGACGCGATGCTCGCGCCGATGGCGGCCATGATGGGCAAGACCACCTGGGGCAAGGTCTTCAACAACTGGCTCTGGGTTTACATCGGCAACCTTCTGGGCTCCCTCTTCTACGCCTACATGATGGTCATCGGCCCCTTCACCCAGGGCAATCTGGGCGCAGCCGAACCCAACGCCTTCGGCATGAACGCCATCGCCATCGCGGTGGCCAAGACATTGACCTATAAGTCGGCCGGGTCCGTCGGCCTGTGGTCTGTCTTCTGGGCGGCCATCGGCTGTAACTTCCTCGTTAACATCGCCATTCTCCTCGGCATTACGGCCAACGACGTGATCGGTAAGTTCTTCGGCATCTGGTTCCCGATCATGGCCTTCGTCGCCACCGGCTTCGAGCACTGCGTGGCCAATATGTACTTTCTGCCCAGCGGCCTCTGGCTGACCAAATACTTCCCCGGCGTGGTCGACAAGATGGTGGACGGCAAGCCCTGGAACCCGCTCCTGCACGCCAACGGGGGCCTGTCATGGGGTGACGTGTGGCTCTGGAACCTGATCCCCGCCACCCTGGGCAATATCGTCGGGGGCTTCCTGCTGATCGGCGTGGTCTACTTCCTCGCCTTCCGGAAAGAGCTTCCGGCCGAAAGCTAG
- the rpsU gene encoding 30S ribosomal protein S21 has protein sequence MAEVKVGKNESLDAALRRFKRTCQRAGVFAEARKHEHYEKPSVRRKKKSEAARRRRRP, from the coding sequence GTGGCGGAAGTCAAGGTTGGGAAGAATGAAAGCCTGGACGCCGCTTTGCGCCGCTTTAAGCGGACCTGCCAGCGGGCGGGTGTCTTTGCCGAAGCCAGGAAGCATGAACACTACGAGAAGCCAAGCGTACGCCGCAAGAAGAAGTCGGAGGCTGCACGCAGGCGTCGGCGTCCATAG
- the fdhF gene encoding formate dehydrogenase subunit alpha, with the protein MQLVPTICPYCGVGCGMYLVVNGGRVVGTEPWVRHPISEGKLCIKGWRAHEFINHPDRLKSPLVRRDGALTPVSWDEALDYAAGRLTAIAGEHGPDAVGFLASAKCTNEENYLLQKLARVFGSPHIDHCARLUHSSTVAGLAATFGSGAMTNSIRDIEEAGCVFIVGSNTTENHPLIARRVMRAREQGAKLIVADPRRIQLAGFADIMMRQRPGTDVALLNGMMHVIIKEGLHDEAFIASRTEGFEDLKREVEQYPPERAAGITGVPAADIIAAARLYATAPASAILYCMGITQHTTGVDNVISCANLAMLTGNIGRPGTGVNPLRGQNNVQGACDVGALANVLPGYQPVVDDGKRGNVEKVWGSLVPGRVGLTVVGMIDAAGEGRLKGLYVMGENPLVSDPDVNHAREALGRLDLLIVQDIFLSETAAMADVVFPAACWAEKDGTVTNTERRVQLLRRAVPPPGEAKADWEIVCLLARRLGLDGFDFGDPEAVFGEIRRVTPQYAGMSYARLGVDGLQWPCPAEDHPGTPILHSKTFTRGEGRMQAVGYKPPAEEPDEEYPFVLTTGRVAFHYHTGTMTRRSATLAREVPEAFVEVNPVDARHLGISDGRRVRVSSRRGSIEVRAMVTPRVPERTLFIPFHFAETAANVLTNPALDPVAKIPEYKVCAAKIQVS; encoded by the coding sequence GTGCAACTTGTACCGACCATCTGCCCCTATTGCGGCGTGGGCTGCGGCATGTACCTGGTCGTTAACGGCGGCCGTGTCGTGGGCACCGAACCCTGGGTCCGTCACCCGATCAGCGAGGGAAAGCTCTGCATCAAGGGCTGGCGCGCCCACGAGTTCATCAACCACCCGGACCGGCTCAAGAGCCCGCTGGTGCGCCGTGACGGCGCTTTGACGCCGGTATCCTGGGACGAGGCCCTGGATTACGCCGCCGGGCGGCTCACCGCCATCGCTGGCGAGCACGGCCCGGACGCCGTGGGTTTTCTTGCCTCGGCCAAGTGCACCAACGAGGAAAACTATCTGCTCCAAAAGCTGGCCCGGGTCTTCGGCAGCCCCCATATCGACCATTGCGCCCGCCTGTGACACAGCTCCACCGTCGCCGGTCTGGCGGCAACCTTCGGCAGCGGCGCAATGACCAACTCCATCCGGGACATCGAAGAAGCGGGCTGCGTCTTCATCGTCGGGTCAAATACCACGGAGAACCACCCGCTCATCGCCCGCCGCGTGATGCGGGCGCGGGAACAGGGGGCGAAGCTCATCGTCGCCGATCCCCGGCGGATTCAGCTCGCGGGCTTCGCCGACATCATGATGCGGCAGCGGCCGGGCACCGACGTGGCCCTTCTGAACGGCATGATGCACGTCATCATTAAAGAAGGGCTGCACGACGAGGCCTTCATCGCCTCCCGCACGGAAGGATTCGAGGACCTGAAGCGGGAGGTCGAGCAATACCCGCCGGAAAGGGCGGCCGGGATCACCGGCGTGCCGGCTGCGGACATCATCGCCGCGGCGCGCCTTTATGCCACCGCCCCCGCCTCCGCGATCCTCTACTGCATGGGCATTACCCAGCACACCACCGGGGTGGACAACGTCATCTCCTGCGCTAACCTGGCAATGCTCACCGGCAACATCGGGCGCCCCGGCACCGGGGTAAACCCCCTGCGCGGCCAGAACAACGTCCAGGGCGCGTGCGACGTCGGGGCCCTGGCCAACGTCCTGCCCGGTTACCAGCCGGTGGTCGACGACGGCAAGCGGGGCAACGTCGAGAAGGTCTGGGGAAGCCTGGTCCCCGGCCGCGTCGGCCTGACCGTGGTGGGGATGATCGACGCCGCCGGCGAGGGCCGGCTTAAGGGGCTGTACGTCATGGGCGAGAACCCGCTGGTCTCCGACCCGGACGTCAACCACGCCCGCGAGGCGCTGGGGCGCCTGGACCTGCTCATCGTCCAGGACATCTTCCTCTCGGAAACGGCCGCCATGGCCGATGTCGTCTTCCCGGCGGCCTGCTGGGCCGAGAAGGACGGCACGGTAACCAACACCGAGCGGCGCGTCCAGCTCCTGCGCCGGGCCGTCCCGCCGCCCGGGGAAGCGAAGGCGGACTGGGAGATTGTCTGTCTCCTGGCCCGCCGGCTCGGCCTGGACGGCTTCGACTTCGGGGATCCGGAGGCCGTCTTCGGCGAGATCCGGCGGGTGACGCCGCAGTACGCGGGTATGTCCTACGCCCGCCTTGGCGTCGACGGATTGCAGTGGCCTTGCCCGGCGGAGGACCACCCGGGGACGCCCATCCTGCATAGCAAGACCTTTACACGAGGGGAGGGGAGAATGCAGGCGGTGGGCTACAAGCCCCCGGCCGAAGAACCGGACGAGGAGTACCCGTTCGTCCTGACCACCGGGCGGGTCGCCTTCCACTACCACACCGGCACCATGACCAGGCGCTCGGCCACCCTGGCACGCGAGGTGCCGGAGGCCTTTGTGGAGGTCAACCCGGTCGACGCCCGGCACCTGGGCATCAGCGACGGCCGGCGGGTACGGGTCTCCTCGCGACGGGGATCGATCGAGGTCAGGGCCATGGTCACGCCGCGGGTGCCGGAAAGGACGCTGTTCATTCCGTTCCACTTCGCCGAGACGGCGGCCAACGTGCTGACCAACCCGGCCCTGGACCCGGTGGCCAAGATCCCGGAGTACAAGGTCTGCGCGGCTAAGATTCAGGTGTCTTAA
- the yqfD gene encoding sporulation protein YqfD — protein sequence MSILRILAWLYGHVTLIVKGRTLERFINMATSRGISFWDIRRLDEERIMIRTRIGGVCPLRHIARRTGSRFEISERVGFPFVLARLWRRKTLAMGLALFLVGLYTMASFVWFIDVKGNRTVSEAQIIRAARQAGLHPGVPKWGVEASRVEARIREQLPALAWVGVRLRGTQAVIEVAEKKLPSPDPAGIHSNIVAAKAGLVKEVLVLSGEAVVKEGETVVPGQLLISGEIWPPEGISAEGEILPGEPRRVRARGIVRARVWYEEYGEAPLVDEGTSLTGRQARAWEVKVGGRVMHISGPGRAPYKDYEQTVAAYRAPSWRSFSLPVELYSRTYREIKPYRRTRPYTEALRLARREARETLDAALAGTEVKVLDRRMEIINPGKQESLVRVRLTMEVLEDIGRERLVEP from the coding sequence TTGTCCATTCTGCGCATCCTGGCCTGGCTCTACGGTCACGTGACCCTGATCGTCAAAGGCCGGACCCTGGAGCGTTTCATCAATATGGCCACGAGCAGGGGCATCTCTTTCTGGGACATCCGGCGCCTTGATGAAGAACGGATCATGATCCGGACCAGGATCGGCGGCGTGTGTCCTCTGCGTCACATTGCCAGGCGCACGGGCAGCCGCTTTGAGATCAGCGAGCGTGTGGGCTTCCCCTTCGTCCTCGCCCGGCTCTGGCGTCGCAAAACCCTGGCCATGGGCCTGGCTTTGTTCCTGGTGGGCCTTTACACGATGGCGTCTTTTGTCTGGTTTATCGACGTCAAGGGCAACCGGACGGTGAGTGAGGCCCAGATCATCCGGGCCGCACGGCAGGCCGGCCTCCACCCGGGTGTGCCGAAGTGGGGCGTCGAGGCCTCCCGGGTAGAGGCGCGGATCAGGGAGCAGTTGCCGGCCCTGGCCTGGGTCGGGGTCCGCCTCCGCGGTACGCAGGCGGTCATCGAGGTGGCCGAGAAGAAACTGCCCTCGCCCGACCCCGCCGGTATACATTCGAATATCGTCGCCGCCAAGGCCGGGCTGGTCAAAGAGGTGCTCGTCCTGAGCGGGGAGGCCGTCGTCAAGGAGGGTGAAACCGTCGTCCCGGGGCAGCTTTTGATTTCGGGTGAGATCTGGCCCCCCGAGGGTATCAGCGCCGAAGGGGAGATCCTGCCCGGCGAGCCCCGCCGCGTGCGGGCGCGGGGGATTGTGCGGGCCCGCGTCTGGTACGAGGAGTACGGCGAGGCCCCCCTGGTGGACGAGGGAACAAGCCTGACGGGACGGCAGGCCCGGGCCTGGGAGGTCAAGGTGGGCGGACGGGTCATGCATATCTCGGGCCCCGGGCGCGCACCGTATAAGGACTACGAGCAGACGGTGGCCGCCTACCGCGCTCCGTCCTGGAGGAGTTTCTCCCTGCCCGTCGAACTCTACAGTAGGACGTACCGTGAAATCAAGCCTTACCGGCGGACGCGCCCCTACACCGAGGCGCTCCGGCTGGCCCGCCGGGAAGCCCGGGAGACACTGGACGCCGCCCTCGCCGGCACCGAGGTCAAGGTCCTGGACCGCCGGATGGAAATCATCAACCCCGGTAAGCAGGAGAGTCTGGTACGGGTCCGGCTGACGATGGAAGTGCTGGAGGATATCGGGCGGGAAAGGCTGGTGGAACCTTAA
- a CDS encoding PhoH family protein produces MAEQQVEKRFAIDDPQAAAAIFGQYDEYLSLLEDETGTRIVQRGGEVVLMGPSPRVAEAQEILEQLTTFYRERRNLTVQDVRYVIHSVREGREGLGDLAREVIITTPRGKKIRPKTLGQMRYVQAIREKDIVFAIGPAGTGKTYLAVVMAVRALRNKEINRLILTRPAVEAGEKLGFLPGDLQEKVDPYLRPLYDALYDILGLENTQRYLDRHIIEIAPLAYMRGRTLEDAFIILDEAQNTTPEQMKMFLTRLGFGSKAVVTGDVTQVDLPKGQASGLVDAQRILTGVEGIAFAYFTGADTIRHPLVIEIVRAYERAGDAAEE; encoded by the coding sequence TTGGCGGAACAGCAGGTAGAGAAGCGTTTTGCGATTGACGACCCGCAGGCCGCGGCGGCGATCTTCGGCCAATACGACGAGTATCTTTCCCTGCTGGAGGACGAAACGGGGACCAGGATCGTCCAGCGCGGCGGGGAAGTGGTCCTGATGGGCCCGTCGCCCCGCGTCGCCGAGGCGCAGGAGATCCTGGAACAGTTGACCACCTTCTACCGGGAACGCCGGAACCTTACCGTTCAGGACGTCCGGTACGTCATCCACAGCGTCCGCGAAGGCCGGGAGGGGCTCGGGGATCTGGCGCGGGAAGTGATCATCACCACCCCCCGCGGCAAGAAAATCAGGCCGAAGACCCTGGGGCAGATGCGGTATGTCCAGGCCATCCGCGAAAAGGATATCGTTTTTGCCATCGGCCCGGCGGGCACGGGCAAAACCTACCTGGCCGTGGTGATGGCGGTCCGCGCCCTGCGCAACAAGGAGATCAACCGCCTGATCTTGACCCGTCCCGCGGTCGAGGCCGGCGAGAAGCTGGGCTTTTTGCCGGGGGATCTCCAGGAGAAGGTGGACCCCTACCTCCGCCCCCTTTACGATGCCCTCTATGATATACTGGGATTAGAAAACACGCAGCGGTACCTCGACCGCCATATTATTGAAATCGCGCCCCTGGCCTACATGCGGGGCCGGACGCTGGAGGACGCCTTCATCATCCTGGACGAGGCCCAGAACACGACGCCGGAGCAGATGAAGATGTTCCTTACGCGCCTGGGTTTCGGCTCGAAGGCGGTCGTTACCGGGGATGTCACCCAGGTGGACCTGCCCAAAGGACAGGCCTCGGGCCTGGTGGACGCCCAGCGTATCCTGACCGGGGTCGAAGGCATTGCCTTCGCCTACTTCACCGGCGCGGACACCATCAGGCACCCCCTGGTGATCGAGATCGTCCGCGCTTACGAACGGGCGGGTGATGCCGCGGAGGAGTGA
- a CDS encoding histidine triad nucleotide-binding protein, with product MSDCIFCRIVRGEIPATVVYEDEHVFAFKDINPQAPVHVLLIPKKHLSTFFDLEPGDEVILGRIQAAAPRVARELGLGESGFRLVANCLEGAGQVVFHIHYHLLGGRELGWPPG from the coding sequence ATGTCTGACTGTATCTTCTGCAGGATCGTACGGGGGGAGATCCCGGCTACGGTCGTTTACGAAGACGAACATGTGTTCGCGTTTAAGGATATCAATCCCCAGGCCCCCGTGCATGTACTGCTGATCCCGAAGAAACACCTCTCCACCTTCTTTGACCTGGAGCCCGGCGACGAGGTCATACTCGGCCGGATACAGGCGGCCGCGCCGCGGGTGGCCCGCGAACTCGGGCTCGGCGAAAGCGGCTTTCGCCTGGTGGCCAACTGCCTCGAAGGGGCGGGGCAGGTTGTGTTCCACATCCACTACCATCTGCTCGGCGGACGGGAACTGGGCTGGCCCCCCGGCTAA
- the cdd gene encoding cytidine deaminase: MTDRELVERALAARSGAYAPYSGFEVGAALLAADGTVYTGANIENASYGLSICAERVAVFKAVSEGRREFTALAVASGGDDYCRPCGACRQVLAEFAPDLRLLMANARGDFRETRLAELLPEAFRLRST, translated from the coding sequence ATGACGGACCGGGAACTGGTGGAACGGGCCCTGGCGGCACGTTCCGGGGCTTACGCCCCCTACTCCGGCTTTGAGGTCGGCGCCGCCCTGCTGGCGGCCGACGGCACGGTTTACACGGGAGCCAACATCGAGAACGCCTCTTACGGGCTCTCGATCTGTGCCGAGCGGGTGGCCGTCTTCAAGGCCGTCAGCGAGGGACGGCGGGAGTTTACGGCCCTGGCCGTGGCCAGCGGCGGCGACGACTATTGCCGGCCGTGCGGCGCCTGCCGCCAGGTGCTGGCCGAGTTCGCCCCCGACCTGCGCCTTCTCATGGCCAACGCCCGGGGCGATTTCCGGGAGACGAGGCTGGCGGAGCTTTTGCCCGAGGCTTTCCGCCTGAGAAGCACGTAA